One part of the Solanum dulcamara chromosome 8, daSolDulc1.2, whole genome shotgun sequence genome encodes these proteins:
- the LOC129900961 gene encoding uncharacterized protein LOC129900961, with amino-acid sequence MSGFSRMKRVTDPLDEKMKARIVGRTEKREIGYFSSGSEHSAHAAADVASPSFSDLVFGDLENNDGDETPENDSDSELDVSMCDSTDMIEEMESPVFRSELDLFRNVIVSCVAKALEMFSCFKSNKSVLQRNVMAYLRNFGYNAAVCKTKWENSGGLAAGNYEFIDITKSDSANQIITRYFVDLDFAAEFEIARPTIQYERLLQSMPNIFVGKSEELKQILRAMSDAARRSLKSRGLTFPPWRKHRFMQNKWLATYKRTINITPSPAWLSPSKQINAVKCRTVGFHTTAVNGCLLFPASTRSR; translated from the coding sequence ATGTCTGGTTTTAGCAGAATGAAAAGAGTTACTGACCCGTTAGACGAAAAAATGAAGGCTCGGATCGTTGGCCGTACTGAGAAACGAGAAATCGGTTACTTCAGCAGCGGCAGTGAACACAGTGCTCATGCTGCTGCTGATGTTGCTTCTCCTAGTTTCTCCGATCTCGTTTTCGGTGATTTAGAAAACAATGACGGAGATGAAACACCGGAGAATGATTCAGATTCTGAGCTTGATGTATCAATGTGTGATTCAACGGACATGATTGAGGAAATGGAGAGCCCTGTTTTCCGCAGCGAACTCGATTTGTTTCGTAATGTGATTGTATCTTGTGTTGCTAAGGCATTGGAAATGTTTTCGTGCTTTAAATCGAATAAATCGGTGCTCCAGAGGAATGTAATGGCATATCTTAGGAATTTCGGTTACAATGCAGCGGTTTGCAAGACGAAATGGGAGAATTCCGGTGGACTTGCTGCCGGAAATTATGAGTTTATTGACATTACGAAATCGGATTCCGCTAATCAGATCATCACTCGTTACTTCGTCGATCTCGATTTCGCAGCAGAGTTCGAGATCGCGAGGCCGACGATTCAGTACGAACGGTTATTACAGTCAATGCCGAATATTTTTGTTGGCAAAAGTGAAGAGCTAAAGCAGATATTGAGAGCAATGAGCGACGCGGCGAGACGGTCGTTGAAAAGCAGAGGCCTCACGTTTCCGCCATGGAGGAAACACCGGTTCATGCAGAACAAATGGCTTGCTACATACAAAAGGACAATCAACATCACGCCGTCGCCGGCGTGGTTGTCACCATCAAAGCAGATAAATGCGGTTAAGTGCCGGACTGTCGGGTTTCACACTACCGCCGTGAACGGCTGCCTGTTATTTCCCGCTTCAACCCGTAGTAGATGA
- the LOC129901355 gene encoding transcription factor bHLH78-like encodes MDNDYFSNGGMQPPFHFEPKIPLNSLPSPQEPNSDYFLNTHWATDNQYTHFDSALSSIVSPPVISNSVNSNSSICELIGKLGSICSSPSTQFTNSSNNMNNCDSTRTSCYTTPMNSPPKLHIPIMNQMGKDKLPNLGDSVIMNSPPFSPLSAAKFSCFGSRSFNGRTSQFELNNEESCYGSGTGVLGRGNLSRISSSPCFVQNKNSSLMTCDRLNLGRISGPNEECSVSEQNPSGEVGSKTRNALNLRKRKAVKSKNYAPIVDETEDGTGKKRSKSTEGNGTVKMEEQKGSESEETEKEVKENQKMVEPPKDYIHVRARRGQATDSHSLAERVRREKISQRMKLLQDLVPGCNKVTGKALMLDEIINYVQSLQRQVEFLSMKLASVNPRMDFHIDNLLHKEICQPNGSLQQHVFPLDGYGENLAQLPTICEDDLQSIVQMEFNQNSNQDLILQSQTFPVPNSESHMKIKM; translated from the exons ATGGATAATGACTACTTCTCTAATGGTGGAATGCAACCACCCTTCCATTTTGAACCCAAAATTCCATTAAATTCCCTACCTTCACCTCAAGAACCAAATTCAGATTACTTTCTAAACACTCATTGGGCTACAGATAATCAATACACCCATTTCGATTCAGCTTTGAGTTCCATAGTTTCACCTCCAGTAATCTCCAACTCTGTAAATTCCAATTCATCGATCTGCGAATTAATTGGTAAATTGGGTTCAATTTGTAGCTCTCCTTCAACCCAATTTactaatagtagtaataatatgAATAACTGTGATTCGACTAGAACTTCGTGTTATACTACACCCATGAACTCTCCTCCAAAATTACATATACCCATAATGAACCAAATGGGAAAAGATAAGTTACCCAATTTAGGGGATTCAGTTATTATGAATTCTCCCCCATTTTCCCCTCTTTCAGCTGCtaaattttcttgttttggtAGCCGTAGTTTCAATGGAAGAACGAGTCAATTTGAGCTGAACAACGAAGAATCGTGTTATGGATCTGGTACTGGGGTTTTGGGGAGAGGAAATTTGAGTAGAATATCGAGTAGCCCTTGTTTTGTACAAAACAAAAATTCAAGCCTAATGACGTGTGACAGATTGAATTTGGGCAGAATTTCAGGTCCTAATGAAGAATGTTCTGTTTCTGAGCAAAACCCAAGTGGTGAAGTAGGGTCAAAAACAAGAAATGCATTGAATTTAAGGAAAAGAAAAGCAGTGAAATCAAAGAATTATGCGCCAATTGTAGATGAAACTGAAGATGGTACAGGAAAAAAGAGATCAAAATCAACAGAAGGTAATGGAACTGTTAAAATGGAGGAACAAAAGGGCAGTGAAAGTGAAGAAACTGAGAAAGAAGTAAAGGAAAACCAAAAGATGGTGGAGCCACCAAAGGATTACATTCATGTTAGAGCAAGAAGGGGGCAAGCCACTGATAGCCATAGTTTAGCTGAAAGA GTCCGTAGAGAGAAGATCAGTCAAAGAATGAAGCTTTTGCAAGATCTTGTACCAGGCTGTAACAAG GTGACTGGAAAAGCATTGATGCTCGATGAAATTATAAATTATGTCCAGTCACTCCAACGCCAAGTTGAG TTCTTGTCTATGAAGTTGGCTTCAGTGAACCCAAGAATGGATTTTCACATAGACAATCTCCTTCACAAAGAA ATATGTCAACCAAATGGCTCTTTGCAGCAACATGTATTCCCATTAGATGGATATGGCGAAAATCTTGCTCAG CTTCCCACAATATGTGAGGATGACCTCCAAAGCATTGTTCAGATGGAATTTAATCAGAACTCTAACCAGGATCTGATTTTGCAGTCACAGACATTCCCTG TGCCTAATTCTGAATCTCACATGAAAATTAAGATGTAG
- the LOC129899152 gene encoding 40S ribosomal protein S8 produces MGISRDSMHKRRATGGKQKTWRKKRKYELGRQPANTKISSNKTVRRIRVRGGNVKWRALRLDTGNYSWGSEATTRKTRILDVVYNASNNELVRTQTLVKSAIVQVDAAPFKQWYLQHYGVDIGRKKKGAASKKETAEEGESAAAAEETKKSNHVLRKIEKRQADRKLDSHLEEQFSSGRLYACISSRPGQCGRADGYILEGKELEFYMKKLQKKKGKAGAA; encoded by the exons ATGG GTATCTCACGAGACTCTATGCACAAAAGGCGTGCCACTGGTGGCAAGCAGAAAACATGGAGGAAGAAGCGAAA gTACGAGCTTGGCCGTCAACCTGCTAATACTAAGATATCGAGTAACAAGACTGTCAGACGAATTCGTGTTCGTGGTGGCAATGTGAAATGGAGGGCATTGAGATTGGATACTGGAAACTATTCATGGGGTAGTGAGGCAACCACCCGTAAGACTCGTATCCTTGATGTGGTCTACAATGCCTCCAACAATGAACTTGTTCGCACACAGACTCTAGTTAAGAGTGCTATCGTTCAGGTTGATGCAGCACCCTTTAAACAGTGGTACCTCCAGCATTACGGTGTTGACATTGGTAGGAAGAAAAAGGGGGCTGCTTCTAAGAAGGAAACTGCTGAG GAGGGAGAAAGTGCTGCTGCTGCTGAGGAAACTAAGAAGAGCAACCATGTACTCCGAAAGATTGAGAAGCGCCAGGCGGATCGCAAACTTGATTCTCACCTGGAAGAACAATTTAGTTCTGGTAGACTATATGCCTGCATCTCATCTCGCCCTGGTCAGTGTGGCAGAGCTGATGG GTATATCTTGGAGGGCAAAGAACTTGAGTTCTATATGAAGAAACTACAGAAGAAGAAGGGCAAGGCTGGAGCTGCTTAA